Part of the Poecilia reticulata strain Guanapo linkage group LG2, Guppy_female_1.0+MT, whole genome shotgun sequence genome is shown below.
AGTTGcgatggagttgctatgacagcAACAAACAAGCCACAAGCTTAGAGCTAGCTCTGGCCTGGTTCCcatcaaaacattattttgacatCTTTTGTTCGTGGAAACTTATGTGTCTGCTATGTATGGCGCATGCGCTTGCCTACTAAGATGGTGCGGATTACTTCCGGGTCAAACTTGTGGGAAGTAAATTCATACTAGATAATATTCTCATGGTATTTTGATATCAAACGCTACTAATCCCAATAACCAATaaaaggctgaaaaacacatacacattaacttaaacaaaaatacttattaaaaacaaaggcAAACTGAAACACCTAGGTGCAGCTATGAACATACCAAGCAAACAAATCCAAATCCCCGCTCCCTGTTAACGAACACCTCGTTAATGTTCCCATATTTAGCGAACAGGTTTCTGAACTCCTCCTCCGTGATATCCAGCGGTAGGCTGCCGACAAAGAGGCGGGAGCGCTGGGTGAACGTCTTCTCTCCGGGCTTCCGAAAACTTGCTATATCCAGAGTCATTTTCGACGGGCCTTCCCCCGTTTCCTCCGCGGCTCCTTCGCTCTGCTCGGCCGCGGGAGACTGTTGCTGCGGCGGGGCCGGGCTGCCTTTGTTCGCCGGCGTCGGCTCCGACGAGGCCGGGGAGTCCGTCCCTCGCCTCCCCGGCTGAGGAGAGTTAGCACCAAGCATCCTCGCTTGGTGCATATTTCGGTTTTCCATGCAGCTTATTTCACTGTTATGTAAATTAAGCCAGACTTAATTCAAATATTGCGCTGCAACAAACCTGCTGCGAATTTCAAAGATGGCGACCTTCTTCTGCTTTGTTCTTGGGAGATTTGCGGTCGATGTTGGGCAGGGAACGGGAGCTGCTTCCCTCTACAGGCCATGTGTTGAATTCAACAGAAAATTACGATTAGACgattttgaacataaaaaaaatacataaacactTTCAGGCGACTTTTATGACGCTGCACGGAAAGTCTTAAccttcaaaatataattataaacataatttttttatgtcagtcaTAATCCTGACAGTGAAACCAGtagctttgatttttaaaattggaATTATGAGATATAAAGACACAAACATAACAATAAGACttcaaagttaaaatttttatttttaagaaccTGAACTAATTGTGACGTATGTTTGTAGATTTGTCAGCCTAATTAATTCCCTCAAATCAATTGCATTCAAGAAACTTAATGAGAAGCAACATCACAAAATCAATCATTGTACAAGCCAGAGATAAGACAAACCCAAACACACAAcctgagttaaaataaaaagcatttttgtgttaaaatcatttgatcAACAGCTTTATACTGTGGAGATTCTTTTCTTCTACAGTTTCTGTAATTTCAAAAGAACTGGTTCCATTGACTTGAATACAAAAGTATGCCACATCTTACAGAAAActgttaacaaaacaaaacaaaaaaaacatttatccttCCACTTAAAAGTTCTGaatcattttgtgttggtctgtcacataaaatcctgacaaaatacattgaagtttgggattagaatgtgaaaaaagtggacAAACTTTAAGCAAAGTCATGtaaaccacaaaaaacaaacatttttctccttAAATCAGGTTTAACAAGCCCTTTTAGCTCAAATATTCTGCAGCGGTTGCagttagatttttaaatttcatagCTGAAATCTTCTCagtaggtttttgtttgtgtatcaTGTTTGCAGCATAGTTAAAGTGTTTCCGCCCAGGTCAGACCATATGTCTGTATATTAATGCACATCTGTGTGGTCACCCCACTGACATTCCTCTGTCTGACTTGACTTGGAGGACCTTGCAGTCTTCTTCCTTGTCTTTCCTGCGAAGGATCACATATCCAGTGGGGTCAGAGGGCTGCAGCCTGTCACTGATGACTTCTTGTATGGCCCCTTTCAGACATGCACTCCTTCACATTTATCTGATGGGAGCTGAACATGACTTCGTGTCTTTCAGCCAAGGAATGTGAATAAGCGAGCAACACAGGGTGTGTCTTCTTCTATTTGCTTTAACAGATGATGtgaagctttattttgaaacagaGAAACTCTTGTTTAAGATATCCATATCTTAGATATGTTTCCACATcatgaacttttgttatttcttgaaaagtaattttattttgggggaaCAGACAACAAAGACgctgtaaaaaatatacaattcaCCTTCCTTCAAATCCTGTCCCATTATGTAATtgaaaattatacttttaacaaaatacaataaaaatactgttttgatatttaaccaaaattaaacttttttcatattataaATTATTGTATTAGGTTATAATGGTGATGTATTTGTTGCATGTGTCTAATTGTATGTATAAACAATAGAAAAGATGcagaaatttactttaaaaagtaaaatatttctaaatactTAGTGTTtacacatttgtattttttttgtaattgtttttatattgtacGGCTGcatgaaagactttttttcttttttgtaaatatacctttttctctttaaaaacagcatccattcatttttcattatggGCCCCTATTAACATTCGCCCGTGGCCGCAGTTATCAGTTTCCGTCTATACAAATATAATACTGCTGCACTAAGGACATAAAGAGGCGCTTTTCGCCTCATTTCGCTAAAAACGCAGCgaaaaaacagacaaagcagCAGCATTAGCTCCCCTTGACAGGGGGGAGTTAACATCTTCTACGTTTCCGTGACGCCGCAGCCCTCCCAACCCAAAGAGCTCCAACATCCACACGGAGCGGCAGTTTCTATCCCCCATCTCCGTCCCGTTGAATCTGCTGTAGGTTCAGAGGAACTGAAGCTGGTAAGTTTCATCTCCAAATCTAGTTTGTCCCTGTTCTAAACCATCAGGCACTGTAAAAGTCGTGCTTTTACGATAAACTTCGCGTAAATCCGATCTGCGATGGGTTAGGACGCAGAGTGATTTGAAACGAGCGCTGCTGCTATTGTCAACATTGAATGGAGTGCgtttattttagatattcaCAATCCGCATTCATTTTTTTGATGTTGTTTAAATAGACTAGTGGAGGTAAGTTACGTTCAATCGTGAAGTTAGTTAAAAAACgtaagaaaacaggaaaaaaaacggccaattttcaacttttcccCGCAAATTAGTAACAGCGGGTTTGTGTAAAGTCAAGACGACTTTACACAAATGTGTAAAGGATGTAAGGATGTGGTTTAAGAGGATTGTTCACATCCTCTTTGGTGTTGCAGAgtatttttctgagattttagGTGATAAAACTTGATAAAAGTGATTACAAATAATTACTCTTATACACGTAAACAAAGCCTTTCCGTCATAAACTCTCCATTCCCACAGTGATGcatggtggtagcagcatcatggtgtggggatgcttttctttcttgaaaTGGAAACCAGTTAGAAACATTGTGACCCAGACATTCCCAGCATGCGTTCGAGCCAGGCTCTTCCAGGAGCTTTTGTTCCCGTTCTCATAACCCTTCAGCTGAGGCTACCTTACCGTTTACTGATCCAGTTTCCAACAGGATATGATTCACCCACTGGTTTGCTGTTACTATTTCATTAAGATGTGGAACATTTTATGAGGCACAGAGCCTCCTGAGGATCCCATAAAAAGTGTTGCAGTCGAGAAATGAGTCAGCAATGCCCACATAAAGCAGCCGAGGCAACAACTCTcacttctgtgtgttttttttttttgcacaagaaTTAGCTCGATGCGctaaacttttttcttctggaTGCTGAGCTGAGatcaaacagcaaacaaaagcagcagtaTGGGTGGAGTGTTAAGCTCGTGCCATGTGTGTCTGGTCTGCAGAGCAAAGCCGCCTCGCTTCAAAGCCAGACCCGGTGGTCGAGGTTTTGATGGAGTTTACTCCTGACACAAATCACCGAGCCTTCATCTAACGAATTTGTTCATTCACACTTGACACGCGGGTCGGTGTCAGCTTCAGCGATGGACCGTGTTGACTGGCTGTACTGGGTCAGTGAAGCAGGAAGACGGGCATTTGCGTCTCAATCCTTTAACTAAATACAcgcaaaattattatttattgttaaaaagcCAAAGGAAGAATGGAAATCTGCACCGATTCTTCCTCAGGAGTAGTtaaatgttgcaaataaaaaccacaaaaggacaaaaatgtgtttcttgaTGGAGGTTACAGTTTTAAATACCATGTAAAATTAAGGagttacaattatttttaaccaaCATTTGATCTAGGAATCTTTTTTGCATCTACTTCtagattatttaaatgattttacaaacaaaatgaaaggttcaaatggagaaataaattgtacatttttgtaaaacaaaatcactaaaataaatgtaaaattgtatCTAGTATCTATTCTATTTTGTTGTGTAAAGATCACAAAACTTTCAGTAGAAAGAAAATTCATTAACATTTGTCCTAAAACATTCAGGGACATCATATCCTCTGGGTATTTAGTCAGtccttttttattaaacatctcCTGCTCCACATATTAATCTCATTTTCAACACATTCCTCTACAAGCTTAAACATTTGATTATATTACAAATTAATACACAAATTTCAGAGTCCAACTTCCACTTTAAACCCCTAAAATTCCTCCagattttgtaacattttaaccaaaaattggAGAACAGATACAcgttttccaacatttttttcccagtgtcAATGCTTACggctttttgcacatttagagaCTTACCTGTTTCTCCAAACTTAAATTAGACCAGATGGAGGACACCTCAGATCAACACTTTTCATCTTGTCATAAATTCCTTAttggatttaagtctggactttgactagaccattctaacaTCTCAAATCTTGTAGTGTCAAACAGGATTTGTCTAAAATCCCTGTGAAGCAGAACTTTGTGGTTATTGACGTAAGAAAGCGCGAAAACAGTCTGGATGGATACTTTTGTAAGACACAGATTGTCCGCTAAGTGTGAATCGgtggaattttaataattatattttagtaCAAAAGCTGTTAACTCCTTATAAAGAAACATTGCAACATTCATGTTTGAAGATAAATGCAGCAAATCACATTATAATTTGACTTAAAGGCGACAGCTTGGCTTTACTAACTCTGCATTTACACACATCTTTATTCTCTGATGTAAAGATTCATCACTTCATTCAGCGGTTGATTCTTGGTCGATATTATTTATCTTCTGCTCTGTTCGCTTCAACTTAAACCAGATTTCCACGGCGCTCAAAGCTGGAGACCTAATCTTCAGCAGTAAAGCATCTCATTATGAGCTGTACTGTAACACTGTGGCCTGAAGAGCGTGATGAATGAATGGAAGCACTTAGAGCAGGAGAcctcaaataaaactttcaaataatcatttaattaaTCCCAGTTTCTAGGGTTCAACTTTAAAAGGACAGAGGTGAAGCTACTCTGCAGCCAAGCATGCTTTTGGTTTGGTACATGTGGAAAAGCAGGAGTGATTACAGGAGGATGTGATGATAAGAGAGCAGCTAGAGcctaataaaatattactaaaataaagcagtttaaTTGTAGGCTGTGTGTCCGGTCCTGGCAGCAAACAACATAATGGGTCTGGTTGCTTTATTGGGTTAGCATTACCAttatgttagcattagcttattaaaaaaaacaatgctgaaCTAAACTAAGAAACTTATTTTCTACAATATTCTACAAAAAtcaaagaacaagaataaaaaaaaaaaaattatttctgaaatggaGCTAGCTAGCATGCTAATATTAGCTTGTATGTTGACATGAAGTGCCAATACACTTGGCATTTAGTTTAATCTTtacttttctcctcttctgtacattttctttgcatatttttgtattaaaaagtagaattttgtttgttgaatatttatattttattgtgaaaagtttGTGTAAACATCCTTTAGCAGATGTCaaggaagtttaaaaaaaccaaaaaactacCGTTTAATGTCGTTGGTGACAGAATTACAGATTTTCAGATCCAGTTGTGCTGCCGTTTATGTTTTAGGATGTAATTATTATGCAAGAAATATTATCCTTGTtgcataatttgtttatttggctTTAAAATGAGCACATCGGTGGTTAAAGTGGATCAGATATGAATAAACGTGTGCAGGATAGAACAGAGTTCAGCTAAAGCATGGATCAGTCTTACTGGAGCATgtttaatgcaaagaaaacaagcatttaTAACCACCCAGCCTGGCATAGAGCCTGGGGATAAAGAACAAAGTGGAGTTAGAGGCATCTGAGCTCAGAGCTGATCTTACACAAATCTGCTAATCTGAGTAAAAGGGGGTAAAACCAGGTCAGCTGGTGTTTAATTCAGTGACTGACATCTCAGAGGATCCTTGGAGAGCCGCTTTGGCTaaagctgaaagaaaactgtaattcttttaaatgtcactgtggaaaaaaactaaaaatgaacatatttactgtatttagtagttttaaatgttaatgtgaaaaaaaaataaaaatgaacatatttatcTGGTAGTTTTCCCCCCAATATTTTTCaggtatatttttaaaaatgttttcaaccaGTCAGTTCATGGTGGAAACCAGTAGAGGGTCTATTGCAGTAAAAATATCTGAATCGTATTACTCTATCCTTTTTTCTGCGTGGAGAagagtttttaaattagataaagTTGTACCTAATTTAAATCTCAGCAGTTGTTTGAAATGAGAATACACTCTGGAActaaatttactgtttttttctatattctttTGCTTACAGCTGTGTGTCATAAGCTGTTATTTTATTATAGCACCAGAAGGGataactgttttaaaattttaattaatgcatttatttcatgttGTACATTTgtgaatttactttttaaaacataccACTGAATTGTAAATACATACTGCTAACACAAGAGGttgaattattcaaattaaaaaatatttcactgatcCCAGAggtaaattaattaatatggTGTTTTAATCAGGCATATTAATTATGATAAtcatttttcagtaaatgttttgcAATACATCTCTAAATTCCCTTTATTATCCTCACAAAGCCTCGTTTTGGATCAGATCTTActaaatgtagcattttatgaaaatctaaaacaaatatttaaaggttttgtcaCAATATGGATGGAAATCCATCATTTAGCAACCAAGGCTAATATAATCAAGGCATTGAACTCGTGTGGCTGCTGCTTAGTGACACGTTTCTCTGTTTTAGCGTTTGACACGACGTGCAGCGTTGATGCAGACCCATGATGGACGCCTGGCCAGCTGTGGCCTGGATCCTGATGCTGGTATCAGTTTCTGAGTGGACAGAAACCGCAGAGTCACGGGATTTCACCATGAAGGACATAATTCAACTGCATCCTTCCAGTACGACCGCGGCGTTGAAtcctgctgattggctgcagttGCATCACTTATCCAAGCTTCCTATTTACTAAGAGACTCTTAAcaattataactttattttgctTAGGtggttttttttagctcatgTGGTAAATCTTACAGTTCAGTTTGTGCAGCATTGTGATGTTACTTatcttgaaaacattttttttaacttgctaACATCTTTTGGAACTAAAAATCTGTTAATTGcaagaaataaattgttttaagtttaatttttttttttaaagttacacgTTTCAAATCCCACATTATGACCAAGTTCATGACtgattttagctcatttttcaGTATAAAAATGGTTGTGTACAGTCTGCATAATCAAGTTTAAATTAGCACCAGGAGTGTTGCAGAAACCGCAGAAGAGCTGAAATGCAACTTCTTAAAGTACTTAAATTCCTTTTTCAAAACTACAACAGTttaagtgttgcttttatttcttttcagctAATTTTACCacgatacccctaaataaaatccaccttACCAACCATCTTCAGTCATTCAGggctttaaatatttctattatagtactaaaatagtttttttcaatATGAATGCAAGTataaaatgcagtatttttttcttcctgataaATAGATTTTGTCTGCCTGTCCTCTGCAGCCACACCACATCCAGGTGGtttcaaatgtttcacatgtcaGGACGCTGCAGATAACTACGACTGCAACCGCTGGGCTCCAGATGTTTACTGTCCAAAAGGTAAATCAGCTTCTTCTTTTAATATTCGTAAAATAAACCAACAGGAAGTTAACCTGAAGCTGACCAGCTAAACTAATAGtttatttgctgtatttattaaatattacttGTAATAATCAGAAGAGTTTTCTTCCAGATACGAGTTATTGCTACACGCTTCACATGATGGATAACCATGGCGACAGTGTTTCTGTGACGAAGCGCTGCGCAACATGGGAGCACTGCCGCTTCGCCGGCTGCGTCAACATCACCCACAACGGCTTCCAGGTGAAATACAGACCCAGTTACAGGCAGAGAAcccaaaaatgtacttaagtaaaactacttcaatatatttttactaaagtaaaagtaaaaagtagctgtcGAAGAAATTACTTGagagtaaaaaatatttggtaaaaactgctGAGTAGCTGatcaaattaacatttaatattaaaaaattacatcagcCCGACTGAAATATAAAGTAAAGTggaaatttttgtattttaagaatgaaaatgacaaaaaaaaaaaaaaaaaaattcaggtaAGAGAAATtctttcaaatcagtttctttgaataaaaaaaactgtaaaaactgcaggtgtgtgtctgagtctggtgaatttttagctaaaacatgtttgtttttcattaagtgAGCAGAGAATCTAGAAATTTGACTCGAGAGAGCAGAAATACGTcataaaataactcaaagtaCAACATagcaaaaatactcctaaaagtacattattttcaaaataagttaTACAAGTAAATGTAACTCTGGTTACCAGTTACAGCTTTGTGGATGACCCAACTCTATCCTCACCTGCTGCAGGTGTGCACGTCTTGTTGCCACGGGAACATCTGCAACGTGCTGGTGCCGACAAACGACAGCGGTGCCGTGTTCTCCTCGGCCGGGCCTCTGGTCGGCGCGGGCCGCAGCCTGCGCCCCGCTGCATTACGTTACATCACCATCATCActgccagcagctgctggacacATTTAAGGAGTCAAATTGTTTAACGCACAAAACTTCCTTTAAACTAGGAGTTTATCAAGCTTACAAACGACTATGTAGTGCTTTTTTTAAccgttatttattttctatgcaggtttttttttttatgaaataaactgtaaatgtgaTCTGGATGTTGTTTTACCCAGTGGAGAAGCTCTACGGGATTTtctgatagatcaacacaaaatattgtttaaatgtttcaggtaAATTGGtactttggtgttttttatttataaattaaatttgagtAAAGTGTGGAATACATTTGCTTTCTGAACTTTTCAGGCAGGAGCAAGAAAGTTTTATGATTTTCTACTTTTGTTCATAGCATGAAATCTCTAAAACATGACTCAGagtgtttttgtaaaacaactaaatgtaattaaaaaatgattgaaagggttttgaattattttccaaGGCAACATGTATTATCAGAAATCAAAACGGAGCTTCTGAGTAAAATCTTGAACCATTAAAGTCGTTCAACTTTAATCTAATTCCAGAACAATTTAGGAAAAGATCATCTTCACTCACATGCCTCATTTTACCAATTTACAAATCATATTGATCAACAGATATGAGGAAGCCAGAACTAAATAAGATTTTATATTGGTGACTGAAAACATGAgcatatttgacattttgatgcACTAAAATCACcgtgcagaaagaaaagaacagcGGTGGAAGCATTATTCCGAAACTCTTAAAtgcttatttcatgtttttatgcattttggtAAAAATTTTGACTCATTTCTCTGTGAGTAAACTTATAAAACCAGCAGTGGATTAAATAGTTGCTTCCTGGAAATAAAGTGAGTCCAGcctgaaaggaaaacattttattagcaGTGCATTACGACCCGATGTCGTTCCGGCGAACGTGTTCATGTCGTTTCGAGGCTTGTCGTCGTTCCTCATCTGGTAAtttcataaatacaaatattctcTAAAAATATCAACACTTTCTACAAATTGAACATTTGTTCAAAGTTGACGTTTTGAGCGCGGGTTCGCCCCGGATGTAGTGAAGGGTGTGGAGTCGTAACACCGACATGTCCTTACAGAGTTTTATCACACAACCGagccaaaatcaaaacatctcaCACCACGATTTGAGGCATTCTTGTGCAAATCTCCTggtgtttaattttaaaaacaagcctACTCTTCTTCTTCAAATCCATTCGATAGTCCTTGAAGTCTCGTTACAGCATCGCTGTTAGCAGGTGCGTCGGTGAAAACAGTCCCCACAAACAAAGGCGTTCCCCTGAGGATGTGGCGAATGACGGTGCAGGAGCCCGATACTTCGATGTGAAAACCCAAATGTCTGAGCTGCTCCTCCGGCCGCAGAGCCGACGCAGCCAATGGAGACGCAAAGAACTGTGGGAGAACGCATTTAGAAGATCATAGTCAGTTCATTTTAGTAAATTATCAACATATATACATGAACAGTTTCATgccaaaaactgaaacatctaGACTTTACCTGACTCAAATTAGATTTATTCTCtcttaactaaaataatttctgaattcCAGAAGGAAAACTTTTGTTCAATcctttatacattttatatgtaaaatatctttaaagtaTTACTTTGAGTAAAAAGTTAGTCGGTTCACAACTTCACACTTTATTGATAAGCCTaatagcttttgtttttgcaactttaATATATCAATGGTTGTTTTACTTGCATTTCTCCAGATTTCCATATTACAATAGTTTTTGCAActttatttctaatatattCAATAGAAAGTTTCCAATTTGGTTTATTGACTAGAACAATCCCTACAAATTTAGTCTCATACACTAAATCAATTTCAACTCcatttacattacattattaTAGATATGATTACCAGAAAATACCATGAACTCAGTTATTccttcatttaataatttattataatcCAACCATGTTTTCAACTCAGCTGgatctttttcttctgtttgtatTATTTCTTCCTTCAGATTCAAGTTTAAAAACGTGGctgaaatggtggaaaaactaGTTTATGGATGAAAGGATGAACAGAACTCATGttgctgaaacaattaaaaccGAGCTTCAGCGCTTTTGTTTTGCCTAACATTTTTATGATATGTGTGCTTCAGTACTTACAGCTTCTCCTGTTGTCGGGTTGATAAAGTCGGCCCAGTATCCCGCCGTCCACAAGGCGAAACACATCTCCTTCGCCCCGCTCACAAACTGCAGTGACAACATATTCTCAGTCCACAGTCACTTCCTCGTTTTCCCAAAACAAAGCGAAACAAAGACTCACTTTATGAAGCAGCAGGTCTttgtctggttctgctgctccgTCGTCTTGACAACCACTTCTCTGGGTTACCGTCACGACCGTGATGGAGGCCGTTGGTGCCGAGGGGAACATCAGCTCCAGTTCTGAGACAGACGGATTAGTTACTGAAATTCAAAGGCAGCTGTAGGCCtgtcaaaataaatgattacattataattttgagaccattttaaacaaatatagtAATAATTGATTCAAGTACAGCCCCTCAGACTTTAATTTCTgaagaatatttaacactggaactggaaaacattttaaatatccaaaataaatgatgaaacaggattatgaagtctctgtaaccAAAAactatcatgcgattaattgatttattgcttgttgaattgatttattgcttgttgTGACAGGCTTAATGTTCTCTTACCTTTCTTTAGCAGCTCAGGGCAGGAGCTCACAGAGCAGTCAGTATCTGTCTGGTTGAAGTACTGCTCGGCTTTGTGGACTCTTATGTTTTCAGGGCCCAATttttcctgaaaacaaacaaattgtaCAAAATATCAGAGCTGAATGTAAAGACATTCATGTCTGTAAAGTTACAGCTaatggatttttatgttttttcacaaataaaagtattaaaagtgtGGCTTGTACCTTTATTCAGACCTACCGAGTCAATTCTTTGTAACATCGCCTTTTACTGCAGTCAAATCTCCTTTTGTAGATGTGAAAACTTTTAACTAAAGTAAAGTTTGtagatggaggaaaaacagaactacaataattttacataatacttaTTATGCtaattatttctgatgtttaCTCTTTACATGAAGCACCATATTTAACAGCGGTTGGCAcatttttgctaattgctaatagcagagctaactTTTCGCTTAGCACTTCAGCATTTTGCTAAGTTTGAAGACATTTAGCAAACTTAACTTCCTccaatttaaattttgaaaataaattctaaagcgTTAATTTCCTTAGCCGTTAAATAAATGtccagttgaataaagttcgaCATCTGAGTTTAAGTTGTGGTTATCGACTTAAAATTTCTACAAATAGTTAGACATTTATATTCACGCTCTTACTGTGAAGGGGTGAAAACTGTTTAGAGAGGAGTTACATTTCCTCTCAATAAcgtttttttgcacaaaaaa
Proteins encoded:
- the lypd6 gene encoding ly6/PLAUR domain-containing protein 6 isoform X1 translates to MMDAWPAVAWILMLVSVSEWTETAESRDFTMKDIIQLHPSNFVCLSSAATPHPGGFKCFTCQDAADNYDCNRWAPDVYCPKDTSYCYTLHMMDNHGDSVSVTKRCATWEHCRFAGCVNITHNGFQVCTSCCHGNICNVLVPTNDSGAVFSSAGPLVGAGRSLRPAALRYITIITASSCWTHLRSQIV
- the lypd6 gene encoding ly6/PLAUR domain-containing protein 6 isoform X2; this translates as MMDAWPAVAWILMLVSVSEWTETAESRDFTMKDIIQLHPSTTPHPGGFKCFTCQDAADNYDCNRWAPDVYCPKDTSYCYTLHMMDNHGDSVSVTKRCATWEHCRFAGCVNITHNGFQVCTSCCHGNICNVLVPTNDSGAVFSSAGPLVGAGRSLRPAALRYITIITASSCWTHLRSQIV
- the mmadhca gene encoding metabolism of cobalamin associated Da — protein: MSSNVLCGRSRLILSQTAGRHALTSLRVGRSRTFSAASSDEPYITVSPTHSGPRTVWPDESMGPFGPQDQRFQLPGNVGFDSHLEGMGNQKKAPVHKTVPDVLTTPNSTDRHQFILAQFVNEFHEKLGPENIRVHKAEQYFNQTDTDCSVSSCPELLKKELELMFPSAPTASITVVTVTQRSGCQDDGAAEPDKDLLLHKFVSGAKEMCFALWTAGYWADFINPTTGEAFFASPLAASALRPEEQLRHLGFHIEVSGSCTVIRHILRGTPLFVGTVFTDAPANSDAVTRLQGLSNGFEEEE